A genomic stretch from Telopea speciosissima isolate NSW1024214 ecotype Mountain lineage chromosome 7, Tspe_v1, whole genome shotgun sequence includes:
- the LOC122669051 gene encoding universal stress protein A-like protein isoform X2, whose amino-acid sequence MAEVEVNERRIVVAVDEGEESMYALSWCLKNVISRDSKDTLILLYAKPPCSVYPAIDGTGYLFSSDIIASMKKYRTDVADCVMEKANNVCKDIPNIKVQTKVGNGDPRDVICEVVEKLAADLLVVGTHGYGFIKRAFLGSVSNHCAQNVKCPILIVKMPKSVGTSSFRK is encoded by the exons ATGGCTGAAGTAGAAGTGAACGAACGCAGGATTGTGGTAGCGGTggacgaaggagaagagagcATGTATGCGCTATCCTGGTGTCTAAAGAACGTAATCTCCCGAGATTCGAAAGATACCCTTATCCTCCTTTACGCTAAACCGCCTTGCTCCGTCTACCCTGCAATCGATGGAACAG GGTATTTGTTTTCCTCCGATATAATTGCGTCGATGAAGAAATACAGGACGGATGTTGCGGATTGTGTAATGGAGAAGGCCAATAACGTCTGCAAGGATATTCCTAAT ATTAAGGTGCAGACGAAGGTAGGGAATGGGGATCCGAGGGATGTGATATGTGAAGTGGTTGAGAAGCTCGCTGCTGATTTGTTGGTCGTGGGAACCCATGGTTATGGTTTCATCAAGAG GGCTTTCCTTGGAAGTGTGAGTAATCACTGCGCGCAAAATGTCAAGTGCCCTATTTTGATTGTGAAGATGCCAAAATCGGTGGGTACCAGT
- the LOC122669051 gene encoding universal stress protein A-like protein isoform X1 produces MAEVEVNERRIVVAVDEGEESMYALSWCLKNVISRDSKDTLILLYAKPPCSVYPAIDGTGYLFSSDIIASMKKYRTDVADCVMEKANNVCKDIPNIKVQTKVGNGDPRDVICEVVEKLAADLLVVGTHGYGFIKRAFLGSVSNHCAQNVKCPILIVKMPKSVGTSVCSDRSLVS; encoded by the exons ATGGCTGAAGTAGAAGTGAACGAACGCAGGATTGTGGTAGCGGTggacgaaggagaagagagcATGTATGCGCTATCCTGGTGTCTAAAGAACGTAATCTCCCGAGATTCGAAAGATACCCTTATCCTCCTTTACGCTAAACCGCCTTGCTCCGTCTACCCTGCAATCGATGGAACAG GGTATTTGTTTTCCTCCGATATAATTGCGTCGATGAAGAAATACAGGACGGATGTTGCGGATTGTGTAATGGAGAAGGCCAATAACGTCTGCAAGGATATTCCTAAT ATTAAGGTGCAGACGAAGGTAGGGAATGGGGATCCGAGGGATGTGATATGTGAAGTGGTTGAGAAGCTCGCTGCTGATTTGTTGGTCGTGGGAACCCATGGTTATGGTTTCATCAAGAG GGCTTTCCTTGGAAGTGTGAGTAATCACTGCGCGCAAAATGTCAAGTGCCCTATTTTGATTGTGAAGATGCCAAAATCGGTGGGTACCAGTGTCTGCAGTGATCGGAGTTTAGTTTCTTGA